In bacterium, the DNA window TCTGACCGAGTACCTCCACGGCTTCAAATTCACCTGCGCGGTGCTGCGCGACCCCGAATCCTTGGAACGGGTGGCCTACGAGCTGGCGATCGACTGCTTCGCCGAGGGCGTCCGCTATATCGAGCCGCGCTTCGCCCCCCAGCTCTGCGCCTCGGAGAAGCTGAGCATCGAGGAGGTCGTCCTGGCGGTGGACCGGGGCCTGGCCAAGGCCAAGCGCGAGATCAATGCCCAGCCCAAGATCGCGGCCGGCGAGGAGCCGCCCTTCGACTACGGGATCATCGGCTGCGCGATGCGCAAATTCGGTGCGAGCTTCTCGCCCTACTTCAAGGATTTCGTCGCCTGTCACCGCTACACACCGCCGGCCCAGATCTATCCCATCGCGTCGCAAGAGTTGGTCCGCGCCTTGGTCGGGCTGCGCGACCGCCGCAACGTCCCGCTGGTCGGTTTCGACCTGGCCGGCGAGGAGAAAGGCTGGCCGGCCAACGCCCACCGCAAGGCCTTCGAATTCGCCCATCAGCATTTTCTGATGAAGACCGTTCACGCTGGCGAGGCTTACGGCCCCTCCTCGATCTTTCAGGCCATCACCCAATGCCATGCCGACCGGATCGGACACGGCACCCATCTGTTCGCCAGCGAGCTGGTCGAGCATCTTCCCAGCTCGGAGCGCGAAGCCTACACCCGCGAGCTGGTCCAATACATCGCCAACCGGCGAATCACGATCGAGGTCTGCCCGACGAGCAACCTCCAAACCATTCCGAGCTTGGGCGGGATCGAGAACCATCCCGTCAAGCGGATGCTGGCCGAACGCCTCTCGGTCACGCTCTGCACCGACAATCGCTTGGTCAGCAACACGACCGTGACCGAGGAAATCCGAAAAGTCGTCGAGGCTTTCAACGTCGAAGCCGACGTTCTCCGCGACATCATCGTCTATGGCTTCAAGCGCAGCTTTTCGGCCCACCCTTACGTCGAAAAACGGGCCTACGTCCGGCGGGTCATCGACTATTATGAGAAAGTCGAAGCGCAGTTCAAAAATTGATTAAAGCTTGTTCAGTCGCCTCAATTATCGCCTTTCCGGCCTCCTTCCCAAAAGCAAAAACCCTTGAAAAATATGAGAAACGATCCGGCATGACTCTTGATTAGCTAATCGATGCCGCTCATCGCGACATGGGATAGAGGAGAAGATCTTTTTGACACCGACGCTTCGTCTAGCGCCCCTTTCCGGGCATCGCCCTGCCTCGACGTCTTCCGAATTTTCCGGTGAGAGCCTGCTCAGAAGCTTGCTCTTTCCGGAGCCGCCAGCCGGTGCCGAGCACTTGCGCGCTTTGAGCCGAGAGCGGGACCCGGAGCTGCTCTTCGCCGGCTTATGGCATTGGGCCCGAAACCAAGAACGAAACGGCCATCCCGAATCGGCCCTCCGGGCTTATCGGCTCCTCCAGCAAAACGAAGCAACCCCCTCAGCCTTTCGAGAGCGGGCAAGCGAGCGCCTCGCGGTTTGGAGCGGTGGCGGATCCTTCGGAGCCCAGGCCGAGCATTTCCTGCAGGAAACGGCCGATCATGCGCTTTCTCCACCGGCGCTACTCGCAATGGCCGGAGCCGGCTTGACGTTCCGGGCTTCCCGGCTCTTGTTTCTGCGTTGCCTCGGTGAAGCCGGCCTGCGCGGCGCCGGCCTGAGTGCCGTTGCCGGCGGAGCCGCCTTCAACCTCGAAGCTCTTTCCTTCCCCCTCTTGAATCGCTTGACCCACACCGCCTTCGGCCGGCCGGCCGACTGGAGCCGAAGCGCCGTGGAGCGGGATGTCCTTTCAAGCTATCTCTTCTTGGGGGGGATGCGAGGGGCCGGGATGGCCTCTCGGAAATTGCGGGTGGATCGCTTCACCCGGCAGGCTTCGATCTACGGCGGTGTCGTCGCCGGCACTTATTTGGAAAGCCTGGCCGGACTGAAGCATTTCGACTCCCCCAGCCATCTACTGGCCCACTCGCTGGGAACCTACCTCCAATTTCAGATCGCCGGACGAGCCCTCCATGAAGCTCTGGGCCCGGGTTTCGGTCGAATGGAATCGCGTATGGACCAATGGGCCGCGGCATTGGAGAAACCGTTCTCGAGCCCCTTGCCGATCGGCGTCATGGCAATGGCCGAAGGCCCCACCATCGCGAACATGAGCCAGGGATTGCCGGCGGACTTTTTTCCGGCCCGTCCCTCCTCCACCGGGCTGCGGCTCGCCGAGCCGACGCCGGAGACTCCGGCCCGCTCGAGGGCTGAAATCGCCGCCATCTTGCTCAAGCACCGCGGCAATCACGATGCCGCCGCAGTCGAGCTCGGACTTTCGCCGCAAACCCTGCGGCGCCGGCTCGAGGCCGAAGACGGGTTTTCGGAGTTCAGCGTGTTCAGCGGCCGGCGGATGCTTTTTTACCGGCCGGCCTTGAGTCGGGCCCATTCGGTCTTCGGCGCCGACCTCTATCGTGCTCGGAGCCTCGAGGAATTGGGGCTGAGCCTGCCGGCCAGCCGCTTCCTTTCGCGCTTGGAGATCCAAAGCCTTTGGGACCTTTTGCTCACCCAACGAAACGAATTTCACCAAGCGGCGAGTGCCGAGGAACCGGTCACCGCCATTTCGGCCCATTTGAGGGAAATCGAGCAGAAGTTCGATCGCCGAATAGCCAATGGCCAAAGCACGGTCCTGCCCAACCATCCGCTGGGCGAGGGCGACGTTAAATCGGCGATCGGCCAAATTTTCCGGGATTATCCCATCGAGCATTTGGGGCTGGAGCCGCGGATCGACACGATCCTGGGCGTGGCCGGAATCCATACGGTCGGTGAGCTCATGGCTCGGCCCATCCCTCGCTGGATTCCCCGCGACGGCGTCCCGCCGCAGTCCTCGCCCGGCACCCGCGAGGCTTTGACCGATTCGGTGATTCGCTCCGTCTATGCGCTGATGAACGGCGCTCCCCCCCGGCGCTATCGGCCGCCGGTGCCCGACCGGCCCAGCCTCGAGTTGCCGTTGCCGCTGTTGCCGGAGCGCCCACCGAGGTTGGAAGGCGTCGAGGAAGCTGACTTAATCCGTCGCATGATCGCTTTCGAGGGCCGGCTTGACCGGGTCGCCGAGTCCTTCTCGCGACCGCCGCGGGACCTGCTCGACTTCATCCAAAGGCACGATGCCAACTCCGAGCTGAATATCTATCAAATCTACGGCAAGGGAACGATGCTCTTCTATACGCCGGCCCTGCGCCAAGCGATGTCGCTTTGGGGAGAAAAGGCCCATCGCGGCGATTCGTTGGCCGGACTCGGATTGGATGAAACTCAGCTCTCGCAGCTTCGGGCGATGGGGGTGGAATCGCTGCGCGACGTTTTCCTGCTCACTGACCGCGATTTCGAAAAAACCTTCGGCAGCCTCGGGGCCCGCGAAGCGATGGCCGGCCTCGATCCGAACTTCCAAAGCTTCCTCAATCGTGAGGGCCTCGACCGGCACCATCTCGTCTTCCGTCCCGGTTTAATCAAGGATGCGATAGGCCAGACCTACGCTCGCAAACCGCTGGCCGCGCTGGACCTTCCGCCAATCACCCGGAAGCTTCTCGAGGACCGGGGCCTGAGCACCATCGGCGCCTTGATGGCTCGCCCGATTCCGGATTGGATTCGACAATCTCAATTCGAAGGGTCACCCGATGCCGGTTACCGGAAGGCCGAGCAGCTCGACCGGGTGATCCGGAGCACCTACGCCTTGCTCTTGGCAGATTATCGGCCGATGCAGTAGGACGGCACCCAGCTTTTGGCGATCATTTCCGGAGTGACCTGGCTGTAGTCGAAGGCCAAGCCTTCCCGGACCATGCTGGGGATGTTGAAAAGGTACTTGGCCTCGGGGATGTCGCGGAAGAACATCGTGATCATCGGCCGGACCATGAGCTTGGAAGCTTGAATCCCGAGCGGGCCGATGAAATTCCGGCGTTGGCCGATATGGGCCAGCTCGTCGGTCATGATCTCGTGGAGCAATTCGCGAACCCGAGTTTTGGCCTCGGGCTCGTCGGCGAAGACCGAATCCAAGAGCCGATCCACCGCCAGGTAGAAGGACATGCCCATCAGCTCGCTGACGAAGGCCGGCGGGCTCATCACCATCTCCGGGAATTTCGAGAACATCCGGTAGGTCTTCTGGGTGAGCTTGGGGAAAGGCACCCACTCCACCTCATCCAATTGGAAGGTCCGGAACATCTCATGGAAAAGCCGGACGTGGCAGAACTCCTCGCAGAGATGATAGCGGCTGATCTTTTCGGTGACGGTCTTGGACTCGCCGAAGGTCGGGATGGTTTCCCAGGCTTCGGAAATGCCGGCCCATTCGTGGCGGGCGAATTTGTAGATGCAGGTCAGCAGCAGGGTCTTCCGGTCGAGCATCGCCGGCTGGTCCCGCCACTCCACGAAATTGCGGTAAAACAGATCGGCGTCGGGCAGCGGCTTCCGGGAACGGACCTTTTGGGTGTGGAAGGAAGCCAGCTTGGCTTTCTTCTTGGCGAGGTCCTTTTCGGACTCGAGGATCGGACCGTCATGGTCTTGGGTGTAGGCCCAATAGGATTCGAAATTCTCCGCACGTTCCTTGGCATTGCTGGGCGCAAAGATGGAGCGATATTTCATGCTGTGCCGAGCCCCTATATCCCGGCTAACGCTTGAACTTCTTGTATTTGATGCGGTGGATTTTCTCGGCCTCGGGACCGAGCCGCCGCTTCTTGTCTTCTTCGTAATCCGAGAAATTCCCCTCGAACCATACTACCTGACTCTCACCCTCGAAGGCTAGTACATGGGTCGCGATCCGGTCGAGAAACCAGCGGTCGTGGCTGATGATGACCGCGCAGCCGACGAAATTTTCCATCGCCACCTCCAGCGCCCGAAGGGTGTTGACGTCGAGGTCGTTGGTCGGCTCGTCGAGCAGCAGGACGTTGCCGGCGTCTTTCAAGGTGAGAGCCAAATGGACCCGGTTGCGCTCGCCGCCGGAGAGGACGCTGATCGGCTTTTGCTGGTCGGTGCCCGAGAAATTGAATCGGGCCAAGTAGGCGCGGGCATTGACCTCGCGGTTGCCGAGCTTTAAGGTTTCGAGGCCGCCCGAAACCACGTCGTAGACCGTCTTCTTGTCATCGGTGGCCGAGAAGCGGTTCTGATCGACGTAACCCAGCTTGACCGTCTCGCCGATCTTGAAGCTGCCGCCGTCGGGCTTTTCCACGCCCATGATCATCTTAAAAAGCGTCGTTTTACCGGCGCCGTTGGGGCCGATCACGCCGACGATCCCGCCCTGGGGCAGCTTGAAATTGAGATTCTCGAACAAAAGATTGTCGCCGTAGGCCTTGCTGACGCCCTGGGCCTCGACGACCAGCTCGCCGAGCCGCGGGCCCGGCGGGATGTAGATCTCGATGTCGTCTTGCCGCTTCTCGTTCTCTTGGGCCAGCAAGTTTTCGTATTGGGTGATGCGGGCCTTGCTTTTGGCGCGGCGGGCACCGGGGGTCTGGCGGATCCATTCCAACTCCCGCTCCAGGGTCTTGAGCCGCTTGTCGTCGGCTTTCTCTTCCTGGGCCAGGCGCCGCTCCTTCTGCTCGAGCCAGGAGGAGTAATTGCCTTTCCAGGGAATTCCGTAGCCCCGGTCCAATTCCAAAATCCAGCCGGCCACGTTGTCCAAGAAATAGCGGTCGTGGGTGACGGCGATGACGGTGCCCTTGTAGGCCTGAAGCTGGCGCTCGAGGAAATAGACCGATTCGGCGTCAAGATGGTTGGTCGGTTCGTCCAGCAACAGGACGTCGGGCTCGCTCAGCAAGAGGCGAGTCAGGGCCACCCGCCGTTTCTCGCCGCCGGAAAGGTTGGCGATCTTGGCGTCGGCCGGCGGGCAGCGAAAGGAGTCCATCGCCAGCTCGAGCTTGCTGTCGAGCTCCCAGGCGCCGGCGGCCTCGATCTTTTCCTGGACCTCGGCTTGGCGCTCGATGAGCTTCTGCATCTCGTCGTCCGACATCGGATTGGCGAAGCTGTTGTTGATCTCCTCGTACTCCTTGAGGAGCTTGACGATGTCGCCGCAGCCCTCCTCCACCACCTCCCGAACGGTCTTCTCGGGGTCGAGCCGGGGTTCCTGCTCGAGGAGGCCGACGGTGTAGCCCTTGGAGAAAGTCACCTCGCCCTGGTATTCCTTGTCGACGCCGGCGATGATCCGCAGCAGGCTGCTCTTCCCCGCCCCGTTGAGTCCCAGTACGCCTATCTTGGCGCCGTAATAAAATGACAGCGAAATGTCCTTCAGGACCTGCTTTTTGGGTGGATGGACCCGGCTGACCCGGACCATCGAAAAGATGATTTTCTCGGCTTCGTTCGACATAAAAACCTTTGGCTCTGGATTTGGGAGGGGTGGA includes these proteins:
- a CDS encoding adenosine deaminase family protein, with the protein product MANKASWSAEFLRAIPKTDLHVHLDGSLRLETLIELAKAQALELPSYEPAGLRELVFKEHYVDLTEYLHGFKFTCAVLRDPESLERVAYELAIDCFAEGVRYIEPRFAPQLCASEKLSIEEVVLAVDRGLAKAKREINAQPKIAAGEEPPFDYGIIGCAMRKFGASFSPYFKDFVACHRYTPPAQIYPIASQELVRALVGLRDRRNVPLVGFDLAGEEKGWPANAHRKAFEFAHQHFLMKTVHAGEAYGPSSIFQAITQCHADRIGHGTHLFASELVEHLPSSEREAYTRELVQYIANRRITIEVCPTSNLQTIPSLGGIENHPVKRMLAERLSVTLCTDNRLVSNTTVTEEIRKVVEAFNVEADVLRDIIVYGFKRSFSAHPYVEKRAYVRRVIDYYEKVEAQFKN
- a CDS encoding helix-turn-helix domain-containing protein: MLFPEPPAGAEHLRALSRERDPELLFAGLWHWARNQERNGHPESALRAYRLLQQNEATPSAFRERASERLAVWSGGGSFGAQAEHFLQETADHALSPPALLAMAGAGLTFRASRLLFLRCLGEAGLRGAGLSAVAGGAAFNLEALSFPLLNRLTHTAFGRPADWSRSAVERDVLSSYLFLGGMRGAGMASRKLRVDRFTRQASIYGGVVAGTYLESLAGLKHFDSPSHLLAHSLGTYLQFQIAGRALHEALGPGFGRMESRMDQWAAALEKPFSSPLPIGVMAMAEGPTIANMSQGLPADFFPARPSSTGLRLAEPTPETPARSRAEIAAILLKHRGNHDAAAVELGLSPQTLRRRLEAEDGFSEFSVFSGRRMLFYRPALSRAHSVFGADLYRARSLEELGLSLPASRFLSRLEIQSLWDLLLTQRNEFHQAASAEEPVTAISAHLREIEQKFDRRIANGQSTVLPNHPLGEGDVKSAIGQIFRDYPIEHLGLEPRIDTILGVAGIHTVGELMARPIPRWIPRDGVPPQSSPGTREALTDSVIRSVYALMNGAPPRRYRPPVPDRPSLELPLPLLPERPPRLEGVEEADLIRRMIAFEGRLDRVAESFSRPPRDLLDFIQRHDANSELNIYQIYGKGTMLFYTPALRQAMSLWGEKAHRGDSLAGLGLDETQLSQLRAMGVESLRDVFLLTDRDFEKTFGSLGAREAMAGLDPNFQSFLNREGLDRHHLVFRPGLIKDAIGQTYARKPLAALDLPPITRKLLEDRGLSTIGALMARPIPDWIRQSQFEGSPDAGYRKAEQLDRVIRSTYALLLADYRPMQ
- the ettA gene encoding energy-dependent translational throttle protein EttA, which encodes MSNEAEKIIFSMVRVSRVHPPKKQVLKDISLSFYYGAKIGVLGLNGAGKSSLLRIIAGVDKEYQGEVTFSKGYTVGLLEQEPRLDPEKTVREVVEEGCGDIVKLLKEYEEINNSFANPMSDDEMQKLIERQAEVQEKIEAAGAWELDSKLELAMDSFRCPPADAKIANLSGGEKRRVALTRLLLSEPDVLLLDEPTNHLDAESVYFLERQLQAYKGTVIAVTHDRYFLDNVAGWILELDRGYGIPWKGNYSSWLEQKERRLAQEEKADDKRLKTLERELEWIRQTPGARRAKSKARITQYENLLAQENEKRQDDIEIYIPPGPRLGELVVEAQGVSKAYGDNLLFENLNFKLPQGGIVGVIGPNGAGKTTLFKMIMGVEKPDGGSFKIGETVKLGYVDQNRFSATDDKKTVYDVVSGGLETLKLGNREVNARAYLARFNFSGTDQQKPISVLSGGERNRVHLALTLKDAGNVLLLDEPTNDLDVNTLRALEVAMENFVGCAVIISHDRWFLDRIATHVLAFEGESQVVWFEGNFSDYEEDKKRRLGPEAEKIHRIKYKKFKR